From the genome of Pseudomonas putida:
CGGTAGCTGTTTGGTCGAGTAATGGGAGAGGGTGGTGCGACCACCAATGACGACGCTGAGCTGACGACCTAGGCCGTCGAAGTTCTGCGTGCCGATAAGGCTTGAAATAGACATGGGCATTTGACTCTAAATGGCTTATGGAAAATAGAGGGACGATGTGGCGAATCGCCTATCGCTTCGATCAACGAAGGGGCCTTTGGCACCCTTCAATCGCTCCCAGAAGCCGATGGACTCCGTTGGCAGATTCGAATGGCGAGCGTGGTTGGTAACCCTCAGGGACTGGGAAAACTGCGGATGTGTCGTATAGATGGGTTGCGCGTAGCCTCTGACGGGGCGCTGCAATGCCGTCGCCACTTTTTGCGCGGCCCCCGAAGACCCGCCTTCACAGGCCAGGAGAATCAGTTCCTTGCCTTGCGGATAGTTCACCTGTCGGAGCTGAGGTTCGATGTCATTGAGCGCAACCTTCAGGGCGCTCCGATATCGCCCTTGGCCATTCATCAGCTTGCTGCTGAACGGATGGCCATGGGTTTCAAAGGCAGCCGTGCCGGTGCCGAGGAAGTTTTCGTGGAAGACGACGTCATGGTTGCCGGGCTTGGCTTCGAAGAGCACGCTGGAATCACCAATCCTTTGCGCTGGCTGCCTTCCTGCGCTTGGCCCTGCCGACTTGCCCGAGCTACCACCCGCCTTGCGCGCCGTGCGGCCAACCAAGCGGCTGGCCTTGTGTGACGCGTGAGCCAGGCGAGGGCCTATTTCAACCGCACTACCGGCCAACCCCGTGCCCAGCGAAATCCACCCCAGGACGCTGGCTGCCTTGGAGTCTTTGTCCACCGCCTCCATGATGGTCGACGCGATACCGGTTCCCAGTGAAACCGCCCCAAGTGTCGCTGCGGTGATGGACGCCGCGCCGCTCGCTGTGAGTGCGCCAATCCCGCCGGCGGCCACTGCGGCGAAGGCCGGTGCGGCAGCGCCAAAACTGGCGACCGTAGCGACAGCGCCGAGCACGAGACCGATGCCGGCCACCAGCCATTTCCACCAGGAATGGCCGTCTGGGTCGACGCGGTTCACCGGATCGCCGCCGCAGTATGCGTAGGCATTGATACCGCCGCGGCCGAACGGGCTCTCGCTATCAGGCGCGAGGAACATCATCAGCAGCGGATCATAGGGGCGATAGCCTGCTGGGATGTACCAGCCGGTCAATGGCTCCCGGCGCTCCCCGGTATACCCGTAGGGGGTGCTCAGGGCGTGTGGCTGGTCCGGTTCGGCGCCATGGGCGGTGTACTGGCGCAAGCGCAGGGCCTCGTCGGCCTCGACAAGCACGCTGCCCTGGGCATCGCACCCAAGCAGGGTGGTATTGCCCTGGCGCACGCCTGCGCTCAAGCGTCCCAGGGCGAAAAGTTGGCCTGCATCGGTCACGATGCGGACGACATCGTCGCCGCAACGTTCATGGGTCAACTGACCGGCGCTGTGGAAACTGCGCGTGAGCACACCGTCGACGATCCGATCGCTGAGTTCGCCGCTGGGGCTATAGCCGTATTGGCAAGTGGCACCCTGGTAGTCAACCTTGCTCAGGCGACCCTGGGCATCCCAGCGCATGCGGCGCCCCAGGCTGTCGCCGACAAGCCGGCCACAGGCATCGTATTGCAAGGTTATCTCGCAGGGCCAGGAAGTATGGCTGTGCTCGATGCGCGTCGGTTGGCTCGGGTCTGCCGGGTTGTCGTAGTGGAATGTCGCGGTGTCGCTGCTGCCATCGGCGTAGGTCGAGATCACCTGCTCGTAGCCATCGAGCCTATTAAACGTGAAGACCTGTTCGATCACCCGATTGCCAAAGGGGTCCAGGGGCGCGATTTCGGGCGATGCCGTGTAGGTGTGCAGGCGGCCACACACGTCATAGCCGAAGGTTTCCACGCCGTTGCGTGCGCCGTCGTCCCACACGCGCCTGGCAACTTGGTCCAGGTCGGTGAAAACCAGGCTCTGCTTCACGGTGCGTTCGGTACCGCAGGCCAGGGTGACGTGGCAGGTCCGCATATGCTCACGGCCCAGGTGATCGTACACCAGCCGCTGCTCCAGGCGGTTGCCGTTGTGCGTGTCATGGGTCAGGTAGCAAGTCGGTCGGGAGAACTCGTCGTAGTGGATACGCGTGAGCACACTGCCTGTGGCGCACTGCTGCAGCCTGCCAAAGTCATCGTAGAGGCGTTGATGATCGGCGCCCTCGGCATCGATGAAGCCTAGCGATCGGCCGGTGAGGCTGTAGCGCCAGTACGTGGTGTGCGTGGTACCGTCGATGGCCCAGCTGTCGTGTATCGGCTTGCCGCTGGGACTGTAGGTGATCGTCTGCGTACCCAGCGGACCGCTGGTGCTGGCGATGAGTCCCAGGTTCGGGTCATAGGTGAACTGGTGGTCAGCCTCGCCCTCAGGCTGGATCCGCGTAATGGCATTGTCCAGCGCGGGCTCGTAGCTGAACGCGATGCGCTGGCCGTCGGCGAGCAGGTTGGCGGTGGCCTGCAATTGCCCAGGCCGGTACAGATGCTGCGTGGCCCGCCCTCCGCTTTCGACCCGCAACTGGCGCCCCAGGCCGTCGAAACGTTGACGGCCGAGGACGAGGTTGAGAGGACGGCCAGTCATCCTTTGGCCTCGGGATATTGCAGGCTGACGGAGGTGGGGTGAGGGCCATCGCTGTGGGCTGCATAGGTCGTGACGATGTGCGCGCCATCTTCACGGGTCAAACGTTCGATGCGGCCGTAAGCGTCGTAGCGACGCCGGGTGATACGGGGCGAGTTTGGCTGGTCGCTGGCCAGCAAGTGCTCTTCGA
Proteins encoded in this window:
- a CDS encoding RHS repeat-associated core domain-containing protein; protein product: MTGRPLNLVLGRQRFDGLGRQLRVESGGRATQHLYRPGQLQATANLLADGQRIAFSYEPALDNAITRIQPEGEADHQFTYDPNLGLIASTSGPLGTQTITYSPSGKPIHDSWAIDGTTHTTYWRYSLTGRSLGFIDAEGADHQRLYDDFGRLQQCATGSVLTRIHYDEFSRPTCYLTHDTHNGNRLEQRLVYDHLGREHMRTCHVTLACGTERTVKQSLVFTDLDQVARRVWDDGARNGVETFGYDVCGRLHTYTASPEIAPLDPFGNRVIEQVFTFNRLDGYEQVISTYADGSSDTATFHYDNPADPSQPTRIEHSHTSWPCEITLQYDACGRLVGDSLGRRMRWDAQGRLSKVDYQGATCQYGYSPSGELSDRIVDGVLTRSFHSAGQLTHERCGDDVVRIVTDAGQLFALGRLSAGVRQGNTTLLGCDAQGSVLVEADEALRLRQYTAHGAEPDQPHALSTPYGYTGERREPLTGWYIPAGYRPYDPLLMMFLAPDSESPFGRGGINAYAYCGGDPVNRVDPDGHSWWKWLVAGIGLVLGAVATVASFGAAAPAFAAVAAGGIGALTASGAASITAATLGAVSLGTGIASTIMEAVDKDSKAASVLGWISLGTGLAGSAVEIGPRLAHASHKASRLVGRTARKAGGSSGKSAGPSAGRQPAQRIGDSSVLFEAKPGNHDVVFHENFLGTGTAAFETHGHPFSSKLMNGQGRYRSALKVALNDIEPQLRQVNYPQGKELILLACEGGSSGAAQKVATALQRPVRGYAQPIYTTHPQFSQSLRVTNHARHSNLPTESIGFWERLKGAKGPFVDRSDRRFATSSLYFP